tggaaacaaaccggcgaaataataatagcaatttgtgaaaaatgtttcaataatagttcttgaaaaataaaaaagatatattcttaccatcaaatactttttattccatattttgttgctctttttggggggggggtttccttcttctttcgggttttttggcggttagcaaaccaactttaaaggtgcattaccgctatTACcgctagctatttctgtttcttttaaacacttgataattttgggggttttgttttcgagtcaagtTTTTACTTCGTCcttggttagttcagcaacacgctccaccattttgtttttctctactcatggtatatgagctgatatcctagtagcagagtagccaatcagagtgcatgattgctcatatccggtgaatgtggatagaataataaatattatttgaCATACGCCAACTCAAGTCTTCTATATCTTTAGTCAATGGTAATTTGACTGGTATTATTCTTCTCAGCACATGTGGCACCTATAATCCACAGAGCTGTCTCTTCTCCCAGATATGCAACATCTGCTCTGTGCTAGGTGAGTGCTCCTTGTTCTTTCTCGCTGTCTTTCTTACTATCTCTCACctactttcattcattcatattctctctctctctctctctctctgcagctctGTGGATTGTAATTATAAGATTCCAGCAGGTTAGGGATTTGAATTGTGCATCACGTGTGAACACAGCCAGTCTGGTCCTGGGATTCATTTCATCAATTGGAATCTCCATCCTGGGAAACTTCCAGGTATGATCCCCTGACCCACTTGTTCTTAAAAAACAAGTTCTTGTCTTGTTCTTGTTCTTCTGCATCCTGTGTATAAAAATCTACTTCTCTCATTCTTAGCAATCAGTGGTGAAGGGTGCTCATTTGTTGGGCGCGTTCCTGGCATTTTTTGTGGGTCTGGCATACTTCTGGCTTCAGGTGTGGCTCACTTACTACACAAAACCATCATGTGAGCAGAAGTGGGTGGGGCCTGCACGAATTACTTTCTGCAGTCTTTGCACTTGCTTGGTTCTTGCCAGTATCCTTCAAACCGCCATCACAAATAACAGTCAAAAGCTGATTTGTATTGTGCCAGTTAGAAATTAGCATTTTAAAGAGAATTGAACTAATGTTCCTATTGAAATTATCTTGCATCCTTAATCAACTTTCCGATGCATAGACACAGACTGTGACCTAAGAAGCAATAACATGATTAGATTACAGAATCAAATTGTAGACAAATGTTGTCATGTTCTCTGtactgtttctgtctgtctcactaACAGTGGATCATAAGTATGTGTAAAATGAGTCAGTCCATTTGGATTCggggatggacacacacacacacacactctcaaactCCCTGTGATGAACCTTAACCCCTATCCTACAGTGTCTGTGCTCCATAATACAGGCTACCGATCTGCATCAGCCATATGTGAGTGGGCCTTGGTCATGTGCTTCTTCATGCTTTTCGCTGTTTTCTCTGCAGAATTTTACCACATTGACTGCCATGAACTACACGTGCAGAACGAGGGGCTCAGCAAAATTAGCCTTGCGTTTCCAACACAGCAAAGTAACGTGGTGGCACCAACAGGATAATTAACCAACACACGCACCTGTTGCCAAGTGAGAGTTTGACCTGCAGTATTGATGTAAAGATGTATAATACTGTATTGTATGGGTTTATGCTGTTAATATGGACTTAATGCTATAGAATAAGAAAACTGTTTTTATCGTATGTATCAGGTTTTACTAAAGATGTCTAAATTATAAACCCAACCCATTCTTTTCAGTTTTGACTTATTCCTAAGTCTTGCTGCTCACATTTATTAATGACTTTGCTATCAGTGATATGTTTATATCTTGCTgaaataatgaataaaaatacatGTCCTCACTGCTTAAGTATTTG
This genomic interval from Neoarius graeffei isolate fNeoGra1 chromosome 20, fNeoGra1.pri, whole genome shotgun sequence contains the following:
- the tmem150b gene encoding modulator of macroautophagy TMEM150B is translated as MWAWVLLPVILALFGTIGIWTVFALAVSNETVNLTIEFPYISTCGTYNPQSCLFSQICNICSVLALWIVIIRFQQVRDLNCASRVNTASLVLGFISSIGISILGNFQQSVVKGAHLLGAFLAFFVGLAYFWLQVWLTYYTKPSCEQKWVGPARITFCSLCTCLVLAMSVLHNTGYRSASAICEWALVMCFFMLFAVFSAEFYHIDCHELHVQNEGLSKISLAFPTQQSNVVAPTG